The following is a genomic window from Pirellulaceae bacterium.
TTTCAGTTCAAGCGTGAGTGACTCTTTACTTTTCCGCCGCCCCATAGAGCGTACCCATTCCCAGGTACCAGAGGGGTCAACCTTAACATTTTTACTTTTCAACAATGGGTTACGCGCCACGGTATCCACCGGAACCGTATCGAAGAAACCAATCATCATTTCTTCCCAGCTTTGATCACCCCACCGGACCGTTTTGGTCGGATCGGGATTGACCGGATTGTCTTCTGAGTTGTCGTATGTCGCGGTACACAGGATCGTCGTTCCCCTTGGGAGCAACTTTGGCTCGGCGAGCAGATATTTCAATTGCCAATTAAAATCGTAATTGGGAACGTCGAGCAGCACCTCTCGCTCTCCATTCGGATAAGTGGCCTCATAGCGAAACGACTTCCCCCGCAAATGCAAATGGGGGGTCATGCTCAACAGAATTTCATCCCTTCGCAGACGAGTTTTCGCCTTGACCACCACATTTGGATCATGCGGTTTAATCGCAAAGTCGGCTTTGATTGCGAGACGACCATTGAGTGTTTTCTCGACCGTTTCCTTATCGACAAAACAGACTCCCGCGTAGCTTCGATCGAATTCCCGATGGCCATTCGGAGTGTAGTGCATCTGGAACAGGAGGCGACTCCCCGCAGGAACGTGAATCGCAGTCCCCGGTTCGAGCAAAACCGGTAGACTCCCCGGAGCATACCCGACCAAAACCGATCTCAAGTCAGCCCCGCGGCGATTTCCGCCTGGCAAGACAAAGATCAAGATATGATGTACGACCGAGGTATTATCGGGACGGGCTTCCGCTGCCGAGATGTACTTATCCTCGTCCCACCCTGGATCAACCACAAAATGCTGGTAATCGACGGTCCCTTGCGATGGCACTTCGAATGGTGTTTCTTGCATGTAAAAGACTTGGTCCGGCTGTGGAATTCGCCAGCCTTTGACAAACCTGGTGGGTTCTGGCAAGTCCACCGGATCACCCTCAGGCATACCATTCGCCACCCATTCGCTGATCAATTGCCGTTCTTCGTCGCTGAGTCGTGCATCATTCTTGAAAGACCCATGTTTTGGATTCGCAAACCAAGGTGGCATCCGTTTTTCTTCGATCACTTCAAGAATCGTATCCTCCCACCCAATCACGTCTTCGTAGCTCGTCAAGGCAAAGGGAGCGATTTCGCCATCACGGTGACATTCCACACAACGGCGATTGAAAATGCGTGAAATCTGGTTTGCATAAGTGATATCGCCCTTGGGTTCAACTTGACTGACTCGTCCAATATGGCAGCCAACAACCTTCGTTTCGGGCACTGTTACATCCTTTCCCGCCAACAGCTCTTCCACGGCAATTGCAACGTCCAGCCGTTCTGCTTTATCACGCAGATAGCCAACACCATATTGGTCATCGATGCGACCATGATAGCGCACCTTGCGATCCGCATCGAGGATGAATACCTCTGGCGTTCGCTCGGCGTCTAACGCGTCCGCAACACGATTACCAAGATCTTTCACCATTGGAAAACTAATGCCGTATCGATCGACAAACGCTGTCATTTCTGTAGCGCTATCTTGCGTGTTCGAATTGACACCGATGAACTCAACGCCTCGGTCTGCAAATCGATCTCGCATCTCAGCCAGCCGTGGACCGTAGAGCTTGACCAAAGGGCATTCGGTACCGAGAAAGGTAATGACGATTATTTTTTTGTCCGCAAAATCGTGGAGGGAATATTCGCGCCCTCGATGGCTCTTCAGGGTGAAATCCTCAACTTTCTTACCAATGTGCGACGCCGCCACCGCGGGCGCCGAAGAAACGAGCAACGTAAAAAGCACCAAAAGTTGGTGAATTGTTTTTTTTCCCATCTCGCTCTAGCTCCCGTGGGTTTGTGCAAGACTTTTCCATGACACATGGAAATTCAATCAATGCACTGTCTATACGCTACACATTTATGCAAATAGGCACAGTCTAAAATATCAATCAAACTGTATCGAATTGTAATCAAAAGACGAAAGTTCACCCAACTTAACAGCCGCATCAGACACTGCTATCAGCAGCAAATTCACGGCGAAGCCGCGTATTGCCCAGATTCCATGGACTTCGACTCGCCTGCGTTGGGCATTTCATACTGATAGGGAACGCGACGGCCAGAATGGTTCGTCAACTTCCCACCTGCCAACCCCTTTTGAACAGCGGTCGCTTCCCTGACCATGATTTCCCTGCAACCCACGCAAAACATCGAATCCAGTGGAAATGCTTGAGCTTTTGCACGATAGGAAGAGGCAGCGTTTAGGTTACCAAGCGATCTGGACCCAACGCCGTTTGCGATGCATGATAGACGCAAGACGATTCGCATCGGCTCGAATGTCATAACAAGCAGAACTTCGATCCTGTCGTTGAGTACACCATTTCTGGTGCGGCGAGTGTATCGCCCCATTAAAATCCAACTTAGAGACGAGCACTATGTCATCGGTCGAACGCATCGAACAACTGCCGCCCGCTCCCGCTCGGCCCGTGGACGGACACAAAGGCACGTTTGGACGAGTGATGATCGTGGCCGGCAGCGCGGGCATGAGTGGCGCAGCCTGCTTAGCTGGTTATGGTGCACTTTGTGGCGGCGCCGGTCTTGTCACGCTGGCCATCCCACAATCTCTCGTCAACATAGTCGCCTCAGTGGAACCGTCTTGGCTCACCTTACCGCTTGCCGACACTGATGGGCATCTGTCCAAACGATCGATCGGCTTGCTTGAACAGTCTCTTCGAAACCAATCGGTCGTGGCAATCGGACCAGGACTAGGCGATTCCGATGGCGTTCGGTCGACCGTTCAGCACCTGTACGCAACGAGTTCTTTGCCGATGGTGGTTGACGCGGATGGACTGAATGCGTTTGCGAGTCAGTCAGATGAATTAACACGGCCAGCAGAAACAGCCCCCCGGGTCCTTACGCCTCATCCGGGTGAATTTGCTCGATTACTTTCGAGAGGAAACACGGACACCCGCCAAGTTCAAGAAGAATTAGCGATCGCTTTTGCGGCAAAGCATCAGGTCATCCTGCTGCTCAAAGGGGCTCAAACCATTACCACCGATGGGCATCGCCTGGCCATCAACCGCACTGGTAATTCGGGCATGGCAACGGGCGGTTCCGGGGATGTGCTGACCGGATTGATTTCGGCCTTGCTCGCCCAAGGGATGAGTCCCTTTGAAGCAACCCAACTCGGCGCTCACCTACACGGTTTAGCGGGCGACATCGCTGCCGAACTCCACAGTCCGCAGGCAATGATTGCATCCAATATCCATCAATGCCTGGGTTTGGCTTGGCAACAATTCCTGCAGGCCTCTTAAACAAAGTCACCGGTAATAAACAATGAAATTCATTTATGGACACACGGCGCATTTTGTGACTGGGTGATCGATGTAAGAAGATGTTTTCGTGTTCGTTCGACACAGTTTGCACTTTGTTGCACTCGCCTTCTGCCGAACCCCCAAAAAAAGTCGTTCGCATTGCTCGCTCCTTTAACAATCTCATCAACACCGCAAACAGCTCAGGACGCCCCCCAGGAACGCGAGAATGGATAAACCTTGGATCCACGAAGCAATATCACGTCTCGATTCGGACTTCAATCGATCGGCGGACACCCACTTGATCCGCATCCCCCATGGTGTCAGTCCCGACATCGACCTGTACCTCAAAGATGAATCGATTCACCCTTCGGGCAGCCTTAAACACCGCTTGGCCCGCTCTCTATTTCTTTATGCGATCTGCAATGGTTGGATTAAACAGGGAACACCGATCATCGAAGCATCCTCCGGCAGCACGGCGATCAGCGAGGCCTATTTCGCCAAAATCCTTGATCTACCGTTCCACACGGTAATCCCATCAAGTACTTCGAAAGAAAAGGTCCATAAAATAGAATTCCTTCAGGGCCAATGTCATCTCACCGATCAGCATGACATCCATCTTGCTGCGATAACGCTCGCGCAGGAGCTTGGCGGACACTTCATGGATCAATTCACCTACGCTGAGCGAGCGACAGATTGGCGAGGCAATAACAACATCGCCGAATCACTCTTCCGGCAGATGGGCAACGAACGCTATCCGGAACCAACATGGGTGGTAATGAGTGCTGGGACCGGCGGCACCTCGGCCACAATCGGCAGGTACATCCGCTATCAGAAATTGAGTTCACGCCTGTGCGTTGCCGACCCGGAGCACTCCGTCTACTACGATTATTATCACTCGCGAGATCGATGCCTCACGTGCGACCGTCAATCCCGGATTGAGGGAATTGGGCGTCCGCGTGTTGAGCCTTCCTTTATCGCGGAGGTGATCGATCGCATGATGAAGGTACCCGACGCGGCATCCATCGGCACCATGCGTGCTTTTCACATTGCCTCCGATCGCAAATGCGGAGGCTCAACGGGCACCAATCTTTGGGCAACCCTGCAGCTGATGTTGGAGATGAAGTCCCAACAGCAAGCGGGCAGCATCGTCACAATGATCTGTGACGGCGGCGAACGTTATCTGGGCACCTATTACAACGACGATTGGCTGCAGTCCCAGGGTCTTGAAACCGCCCGATACACCGATGAAGTCACACGGTTGTTGATCGATAGTTGCGACTGACTCAAACGGCTCAATGGTTCATTCGACACGTCGATTCCATTGCACGCAATCTGCGTAGGTGACTCCGACTCCACCAAAGATATCCAATGCGCTACCGATCGTCAGATCCACTTTTCCCTGACTCAATCGATCGACCAGCTCAAGATCTTCGCGACTACGCGCGCCGCCGGCGTAAGTAACAGGAATCGAGGACCAAGCAGCCAACTCGCAGACTAACTGCTCGTCAATCCCCTCGCATTTCCCCTCAACATCAGCCGCATGAATCAGGAATTCATCACAATAGGTCGCTAAACGGGCTAACGTCGCCTCTGACACGGACAGTTCGGTCAGTGTTTGCCAACGATTCATCGCCACCTGCCAACCCCCGGACACTTTCCGACAACTCAAATCCAACACAATCCGTTGGCGCCCAACCAATCGCACAAGGGACTCCAGCGCCTCGACCTCGAAACAACCGCGCGAATCGAACAACATCGAGGTCACGATTACATGGCTCGCGCCCGCCTCCAAGAACCCTCGAGCGTTTCCAAGCCCAACTCCACCACCCAGTTGCAATCCATCGGGATAGGTTCGGAGCGCCAACAGAGCCGCTTCGCAATTTCCGGGCCCAAGTTGAATCACGTGCCCACCCGTCAGACCATCATTCCGATACATGGCCGCAAAATGATCGGCGCCTTGTTCACTCACAAAATTCGTTTTCAATTCACCATGATCGGCAGCCAATGTTCCACCGACGATTTGTTTTACTCTGCCTTGATGCAAATCGATACAGGGCCGAAATTTAGTCATTTTTGTTTCCATCACCGAATTCCCCGCGTCATCAGGTTGTGCACGCCACAAGCCCGATCCTTGCTCATTCTAAGGAGATTCGCCCTGCGTTGAAAATCCATCTATTGTCCGAGTCGCTGCCTTCGAATAAGCGTATCAGCCAGGTGCTCAACCGCCCCCCTTGGCTTGGTGAACACCGTCCGTCATTTCCCTCAAATCACCAGGTACTCTTCCTCAGGCACGCTCGGTTAAGTCAATCTCAACGGTCAGCTCTAGCTTGTCTTCTGTCGCGGTGGCAGCGATTTTCTGGGAATCACTTTCACAAACCTCATATCGCTGCCACCAATCAAGTGATTGCTCCGTCGACCACTGCCCAAAGGCTTTACAACCGCGTAATGCCGTGGCGAGTTCCGCCGCCGACTGCGGGCGTCGGGCAGGATTTTTTTCGAGGCAAGCCATGACCACCGCCTCCAGATCCGCGGCGATCGGCCGTCCCAATCGCTCGGCAAGCATCGTGGGATTGGTATGAAGATGATCATGCAAGACTTGAATCGCGTTTTTTGCTCCAAACAAAGGCTGCCCGCACAACAGGAGGTATCCGACCGCCCCGAGCGAATACAAATCGCTGCGGGCGTCGACTTCTTGCGAATTCGAAATTGCCTCCGGCGACATGTAGAGCGGCGTTCCCGTAATGGACTCCGCCTGAGTCACCCATGCGTCCTGGTCAGCAACGTCTTTTACCAAACCGAAATCCAGCACTTTGACGATATCCGTTTGTCCGCCACGTTGGCACAACATAATATTGGGCGGCTTGATATCCCGATGCACTAAACCAGCTTCATGAGCTTCGTGTAAACTGCCACAGACTTGCAACAGAAGATGAATCACACGGGCAGCAGGCATCGGACCGGAAAACTCGACCGCATGGCCCAAGTCGACCCCATCCAGGTACTCCATGGCATAATAAAAAGTACCGTCCGGTGTTCTTCCGTAGTCAAAGATGACGATCGTATTCGGATGAACAAGTTGGCTGGTCGACTGCACTTCCCGTTCGAATCGACTAATTGCAGCCGCTGTATTGTTTTCCGCTCGAAGCAATTTGACGGCCGTTGGACGGCGCAGCATCGTATGACTGGCTCGATAAACTTGCCCCATGCCGCCCTCCCCAATTTTCTCCTCGAGTTTGTATTGCCCGAGTTGGACAGCCGCTTCCACCCGTTGCCTGAGACCGACAATCGTTCCTAATCCGACCGCTCCCAGCGTTGCCACCAAGCTCGAGATCGTCCCCGCTGCAAAAACGAACCAAGCAGTCGTGTGCGCATTCCAGTCGGAGCCCGTCTCCGCGATCACACGTAACGTCCATGGTCGATTCCCCACCGAAATTCGATCCGACCAAGTCAGGTTGTCGAGAGGCGGCGATGCTTTCGTCGGATGTGCATTTTCGAACAACACACTTTGCTCGGCATCGGGCAAGTCGTCTGACAGGATCACGCGCGTGCCCTGCATGTAATTGCCGTCCAGTACTTCGCCCATGATCGGCCCAATCAACAGGGTCACCGCAACCACCCCCTGATAACCACGAGACGCTTCCCTCACCCCCGCGTTTCCCACCGGAATGTAGAGAGCGACGCCGGTCATATCGCCTCCATCACCGGAAATCAGCAGTCGACCGGAAACAGCCATTGCTCCCGTGTTCAAAGCTTTTCTAATCGCCGTTGAACGAGAACCATCTGTCAACAAATCACGCCCCACATTGAATCGTAATGGTTGCTCATAGAGGACCGGCATAAACTGAGTACGGTTCAAACCGGCCGCGTCTCCCCCTTGATCCACATCAGCTCGAATCTCGAAATCGACTTGGCCATCCTCACGCGCTGAAGGCGCGACATCGGACAGCTGCTCAGCGTCAACAAGAGGGATCCACTGAAATGCATAAATACCGCTGTGCCGTTCTAAGGCACCTACGACAAAGGTACTGAATTCTTTTCGAGTGACTTCTTCCGACGCCTCAAAAAGCGCAGGCAGAGATCGAAACACTTCCAGCGTGGCCTCGAATTTAGTTTCGGCAACCTGAGTAAGATGATCGGCAAGCCGATCAAATTCAGCCGTTTTCTGCCGATCCTCCACGCGATACGCGAGCCAGGAGACGACCGACGTGGCCAACATACCCGTCGCGAGGACCAAAGCGGCCAACTTCCAAGCAACGTGCATTCGGCTGCTTTGTGCGGCGTTCCTTGGCGGGAACACCGACAGATTCGATAGCGACGCAGGCGCTTTGTTCGGGTGAGCCATAAATGTAAACGACCAGGATTTCATGAGGTGACTTCTGGGAGCGCCATCGACCACCGCTCAATAATACACTGCACAACAAAAAACTAATACACTTGTCCCGTACAACGAACAGGGCACAACGATTCCAGACAGTTGTAAACCGGTCTTTCACGCAGGCCTCGCCCGGCCGGTCAGGCCACTTGGACGGACTTCACCCCCATGTTTTTTCATCCGTCGGTTCGCATACGACTCGGCCGATTGCCAACCTACCGCAACAACTCGGTGACTTGAGTCGAATGCCGCTCAACCTCTTGACTGTCAGACTGGGAGGTCGGCCACAAAAGCTTCAGTCCGGTGGCCACCATCACGACCATCAGAAATGTGAATACCAGCTTCTGACCCTTTGAGATCGCAATTCTCGCACCCACGTAGCCACCCATCAAATTGCCAACAGCCAGAATTAGTCCGGGAATCCAGTCAACCTGGCCGAAGAGCACAAAGACGGAGAGTGCAAAGATCGTGACGATGAAGCCGATCACATTTTTCGCAGCATTCGCATTGACAAGATCCCGCGCGTGAAATATGCCCATCGCAAGCAGCAACAAAATCCCCATTCCCGCCTGAATGAAGCCAATGTAGATCCCGATGCCGAGGAACAGGATAAATTCGGCAATGGGCGAAGAGATTGGCTCACGTTCTGCCCCGGTCAACAGTTTTGGCTTGAAGGCCAGCAGTCCCGCCATCGCCAAAAACAAGGCACCGAACACGGGCTTGAACGCCTCGACGGGCAAATAAATCGCAGACAACACACCGACCGGCGCACCCAATAACAGAGGCACACAAAGTCGCATGACGAGCTTGAGGTCGATGCTACCATTTCGATAAAAGGTCGCGGAAGCCGATCCAGACGAAAGCAAGATTGCAACGCGATTCGTTCCATTCGCGATTTTCGGATCAAGCCCGCAGACGAACATCAAGGCGGGCAAGGTCAAGAACGAACCGCCCCCGGCAATCGTATTCACCACACCCGCGAGAAACCCAGCCGGAATCAGCAGTAGGTACCAAACCCAATCGGACATATAATCTTTACGACTTGCTGTGATTCACCACGCGGCTCCCGTATGAAGACGGGGAATCGCCTCGGAGTGATTCAGGAAGGATGTTAGTTACCGCTTGGCTGTCATCGCACGACGCTCGGCTCGCATATCGTACATCGGATTTCTTTCAGTCGGCACCGGAGCCCCGATTTGTTCACGCCAGTCTTCTAGCTGACGCAATAACTCATGCAACTTCGCTGGATGCTTGGCCGACAAATCGTTAGCCTCGCCAATATCGCTTCGCAAGTTATACAACTCCAGCCCTCCATCCTCAAAAAATTGATGGAGCTTCCAGTCACCGAGGCGAATTACGCTGCAAGGACGTGATCGAAACAAAGGATCACGTTGCTCATTCCAGACACGATAGGCCTGCAGATAAGCGGGGAAATGCCAAAACAGAGGCCGTTGGCCGAAAGTCAACGTTTCCCCCCGGAGAATTGGCAGCAGACTCTCTCCATCGCCGGCCTGTTCGGCCGGCAGTTTCGCTCCAGCAACTTCACAAATGGTTGGGTATAGGTCGACGCCAATAATCGGTTCCTGGCTCCTACTGCCAGCAGAAACGACACCCGGCCATTTGACAAAGAACGGAACACGAATTCCTCCTTCGTAATAGGTTCCCTTATACCCTTTCAAGGGATGCATGTCGGTGGCGGGACCATAGCCTCCATTATCAGAAAAGAAAATAACGACGGTGCGTTCCACGATACCGAGTTTTTCCAGCGTAGCTTGTATCCGCCCCACGCCGTCATCGACGGCCTGAATCATGGTTGCCATCTCGACATGCTGATGCAACTTGCCTTGTGGCTTGGATTCATACTTGGCAATCAGTTCTTTCTTGGGATCCAGCGGAGTGTGTACTGCAAAATGGGTCAGATAGAGCGCCCAAGGATGTTCTCGGTTTTCCTTGATGAATCCAATCGCTTCATCGGTCAATCGGTCGGTTAGATACTCCCCTTGCGGCGCATCAGTCAGCCCCGGGGTTCGCTTACCATGCGGCGGATAATAGCCGCGAGGAGGTCCGCCCGACTTGGTACCACCAATATTGACATCAAACCCGTAGGGCTTTGGGTCCTTACTTAAATGCCATTTGCCCATGGTTGCCGTTCGATAACCAACGGCCTGCAACTGATGGGCCCAGGTTTTAATCTTCGGATCAAGCGTGTCGGTACCGGGAACATGCTTGAGCTTCCGATAACGGCTGTCACCACGAGCCCTGGTGCCAACATTAAAGATGCGGTGCCGAGGCGTGTATTGTCCCGACAACAGCGAGGCTCGAGCCGGAGCGCAATTCGCCGCACAAGAGTAGGCATCAGAAAAGATCATGCCCTCCGAAGCCAACCGGTCGAGGTTCGGCGTCTCATAAAAATCAGAACCCATGTAGCTCACGTCGCGCCAGCCAAAATCATCCAGGAACACAAAAAGAATGTTAGGCTGCCTCGCCGTTTTCCCAGGCGGCTCGGCTTGTAAATCCGAGATGCACAGCAGACTCACCGCAAACAGACTCATCCAGCCAAGTCGCTGTTTGATTGATAGCTTCATTTTCTCGTTTTCCCCAGGAACACATTTACCTCATTCTGATCTACAATACGCGCCCACGTCCACTCGTTCCTCCCAGAACCCTTGACGAGCTGGTCGAATAAGCACCGCCCAATCACCCGATCACTCACAAATCTCGGACCCACCCCAATGATTCGCTTGACAGTTCTCTATGGCCAACCCAACGACCCAGCAGAGTTCGATCGCTATTACCACGACGTCCACATACCGCTGGCAAAAAAGGTCAAAGGATTCAAAGGTTGGACCATCGGAAAATGCCGATCCGCCAATCACGGTGAAGCAGCTGAGTTCTACATGGTTGTCGGACTCTATGCCGATAGTCGCGAGCAAATGGAGCAGATTCTTGCTAGTCCGGAGGGCCAAGAATTAGTCGCCGACGTGCCCAAATTCGCCAGCGGTGGCGTCACCTTCCTCTACAGCGACGAACAGGTGTTGATTCCCTATTCCCTCAAGGGCTGACTTTCGATCGGTTCCCAAAAAACGGCCAACCAAACAGTCGCTTCCTCCGCGGCGGTTGACTCGACACGATGTCGTCGGTGCGGAGGAATACTCACCCAATCACCGGGTTTCATTGCGATCGGTTTCGCATCGCCTTCGAACAACAAATGCGCGTACCCCTGCAACAGGGCCACCCATTCGTGCTCGGTTTGATCATACCAGTGGCCCTCTGGAGTCGAGTGCTGCAAAGATACAATCCGCTCAATTCGCAACGCCCCCTCATTCACTAACACCTGACTCAATTCGGCGGGTAACTGCTCAGGTATCTCTGAAAACAGATTTTTCATCTCAGCGCCTTTTCGTTGCGTGGTCTTTCCATTCGCAGGGGCAAACCCAACTCACTTTATTGTAAAGAATGCGTCAGCCAGCAGGATAATCTTACGTCAACACTGTTTTGATTTGCTTCGTGATCCCGATCGTCGTATAAAGATCCGTTATTCGATCCAGGGAAGCCGAAGCAACGCTACGGAGGACGTTGACGATGTTTCGAATTGATGCCGGCGGTGCCGGCCGCTACTGCGACGGATTAAATCGCCGAAGTTTCGTCCAGCTCGGTATTGCCGGGATGGCGTCTATCGGTTTACCGCGTTGGCTGCAGGCTCGTGAGCAACTAACTTCGGCCAAATCGAATCAGAGATCGGCCATTCTCATCTGGCTTGATGGCGGACCGGGCCATCTCGACACCTACGATATGAAGCCGACGGCTCCTGCTGAGTATCGGGGGATCTGGCGTCCGATTCGAACCAATGTAACGGGTATTGAGCTCACAGAACTCTTCCCCCGACAGGCCAAAATCGCAGACAAGTTTTCGATCGTCCGATCCCTGCATCATGACACAGGGGATCACTTTGCGGGCGGCCACCGCATGCTAACATCGAAAGACATGGGAGTCAGCGGTGGCAATACGGCAGGCCGTTTCCCATCGATTGGGTCGATCGTTTCCCACCAGCGCGAGCATCAAACCTCAGAGCTTCCTCACTACATGAGCGTACCGGTCGCGAGCAGTATCGGCCTACGGCCTGGATACTTTGGTGGCAACTGGCTTGGCCCCCAATATGATCCGTTTCAGACCAATGGCGATCCCAACAGTAAGACATTTCGAGTCGACAATCTGCAACTTGCTCCAGGAATGACCGTGAAGACGCTTGACGATCGCAAGCGTCTTGCGTTGGCCTTGGATCGCATCCCCCGCGGCGTCGACAACAGCGGCACCTTCGATGCGATGAATCGATTTGAAAAACAGGCTTTTAGTTTTGTCACGGCTCCTCGAGCGCGTGCCGCATTCGATCTTTCGCGTGAGAAGGACAAGCTGCGAGACCTCTACGGCCGGCACACTTGGGGACAAAGTACATTGCTCGCTCGACGTTTGGTGGAAGCCGGCGCGTCATTTGTTACGGTCCATCTTGGTGGCTGGGACCACCATTGGAACTTAGAGTCCGGCATGGAGAGCTACCTTCCTCGCGTCGATGAACTCGTCGCAGCGCTGTTCACCGACTTGGATCAACGAGGAATCCTCGATTCGACATTGGTCATACTCTGCGGTGAATTTAGCCGTACACCGCGCATGAATGACGGCGGTAACGGCGGACCTCCCCTTAGCAAGGGAACCCCGGGACGAGACCATTGGGGCAACGCCATGTTTTGCCTGCTGGGCGGTGGCGGAATCCGAGGCGGTCAAATCATCGGCTCAACTAACAATCGTGGAGAAGAACCGCAAACGAGACCCGTTCAACCGTCCCATGTACACGCAACGATCTACCGTTGCCTAGGCATTGATCCTACGCTACATCT
Proteins encoded in this region:
- a CDS encoding NAD(P)H-hydrate dehydratase, translated to MSSVERIEQLPPAPARPVDGHKGTFGRVMIVAGSAGMSGAACLAGYGALCGGAGLVTLAIPQSLVNIVASVEPSWLTLPLADTDGHLSKRSIGLLEQSLRNQSVVAIGPGLGDSDGVRSTVQHLYATSSLPMVVDADGLNAFASQSDELTRPAETAPRVLTPHPGEFARLLSRGNTDTRQVQEELAIAFAAKHQVILLLKGAQTITTDGHRLAINRTGNSGMATGGSGDVLTGLISALLAQGMSPFEATQLGAHLHGLAGDIAAELHSPQAMIASNIHQCLGLAWQQFLQAS
- the hisA gene encoding phosphoribosylformimino-5-aminoimidazole carboxamide ribotide isomerase, whose product is MTKFRPCIDLHQGRVKQIVGGTLAADHGELKTNFVSEQGADHFAAMYRNDGLTGGHVIQLGPGNCEAALLALRTYPDGLQLGGGVGLGNARGFLEAGASHVIVTSMLFDSRGCFEVEALESLVRLVGRQRIVLDLSCRKVSGGWQVAMNRWQTLTELSVSEATLARLATYCDEFLIHAADVEGKCEGIDEQLVCELAAWSSIPVTYAGGARSREDLELVDRLSQGKVDLTIGSALDIFGGVGVTYADCVQWNRRVE
- a CDS encoding PLP-dependent cysteine synthase family protein, producing MDKPWIHEAISRLDSDFNRSADTHLIRIPHGVSPDIDLYLKDESIHPSGSLKHRLARSLFLYAICNGWIKQGTPIIEASSGSTAISEAYFAKILDLPFHTVIPSSTSKEKVHKIEFLQGQCHLTDQHDIHLAAITLAQELGGHFMDQFTYAERATDWRGNNNIAESLFRQMGNERYPEPTWVVMSAGTGGTSATIGRYIRYQKLSSRLCVADPEHSVYYDYYHSRDRCLTCDRQSRIEGIGRPRVEPSFIAEVIDRMMKVPDAASIGTMRAFHIASDRKCGGSTGTNLWATLQLMLEMKSQQQAGSIVTMICDGGERYLGTYYNDDWLQSQGLETARYTDEVTRLLIDSCD
- a CDS encoding protein kinase, encoding MKSWSFTFMAHPNKAPASLSNLSVFPPRNAAQSSRMHVAWKLAALVLATGMLATSVVSWLAYRVEDRQKTAEFDRLADHLTQVAETKFEATLEVFRSLPALFEASEEVTRKEFSTFVVGALERHSGIYAFQWIPLVDAEQLSDVAPSAREDGQVDFEIRADVDQGGDAAGLNRTQFMPVLYEQPLRFNVGRDLLTDGSRSTAIRKALNTGAMAVSGRLLISGDGGDMTGVALYIPVGNAGVREASRGYQGVVAVTLLIGPIMGEVLDGNYMQGTRVILSDDLPDAEQSVLFENAHPTKASPPLDNLTWSDRISVGNRPWTLRVIAETGSDWNAHTTAWFVFAAGTISSLVATLGAVGLGTIVGLRQRVEAAVQLGQYKLEEKIGEGGMGQVYRASHTMLRRPTAVKLLRAENNTAAAISRFEREVQSTSQLVHPNTIVIFDYGRTPDGTFYYAMEYLDGVDLGHAVEFSGPMPAARVIHLLLQVCGSLHEAHEAGLVHRDIKPPNIMLCQRGGQTDIVKVLDFGLVKDVADQDAWVTQAESITGTPLYMSPEAISNSQEVDARSDLYSLGAVGYLLLCGQPLFGAKNAIQVLHDHLHTNPTMLAERLGRPIAADLEAVVMACLEKNPARRPQSAAELATALRGCKAFGQWSTEQSLDWWQRYEVCESDSQKIAATATEDKLELTVEIDLTERA
- a CDS encoding redoxin domain-containing protein, whose translation is MGKKTIHQLLVLFTLLVSSAPAVAASHIGKKVEDFTLKSHRGREYSLHDFADKKIIVITFLGTECPLVKLYGPRLAEMRDRFADRGVEFIGVNSNTQDSATEMTAFVDRYGISFPMVKDLGNRVADALDAERTPEVFILDADRKVRYHGRIDDQYGVGYLRDKAERLDVAIAVEELLAGKDVTVPETKVVGCHIGRVSQVEPKGDITYANQISRIFNRRCVECHRDGEIAPFALTSYEDVIGWEDTILEVIEEKRMPPWFANPKHGSFKNDARLSDEERQLISEWVANGMPEGDPVDLPEPTRFVKGWRIPQPDQVFYMQETPFEVPSQGTVDYQHFVVDPGWDEDKYISAAEARPDNTSVVHHILIFVLPGGNRRGADLRSVLVGYAPGSLPVLLEPGTAIHVPAGSRLLFQMHYTPNGHREFDRSYAGVCFVDKETVEKTLNGRLAIKADFAIKPHDPNVVVKAKTRLRRDEILLSMTPHLHLRGKSFRYEATYPNGEREVLLDVPNYDFNWQLKYLLAEPKLLPRGTTILCTATYDNSEDNPVNPDPTKTVRWGDQSWEEMMIGFFDTVPVDTVARNPLLKSKNVKVDPSGTWEWVRSMGRRKSKESLTLELKENVLSGVLESRQQKMQIEAAVVDGDQVCFQVGVNQFGGISLEFQGRVSKDKIEGDITYTIEAIGREGKIPWEATRVP
- a CDS encoding sulfite exporter TauE/SafE family protein, producing the protein MSDWVWYLLLIPAGFLAGVVNTIAGGGSFLTLPALMFVCGLDPKIANGTNRVAILLSSGSASATFYRNGSIDLKLVMRLCVPLLLGAPVGVLSAIYLPVEAFKPVFGALFLAMAGLLAFKPKLLTGAEREPISSPIAEFILFLGIGIYIGFIQAGMGILLLLAMGIFHARDLVNANAAKNVIGFIVTIFALSVFVLFGQVDWIPGLILAVGNLMGGYVGARIAISKGQKLVFTFLMVVMVATGLKLLWPTSQSDSQEVERHSTQVTELLR
- a CDS encoding sulfatase gives rise to the protein MKLSIKQRLGWMSLFAVSLLCISDLQAEPPGKTARQPNILFVFLDDFGWRDVSYMGSDFYETPNLDRLASEGMIFSDAYSCAANCAPARASLLSGQYTPRHRIFNVGTRARGDSRYRKLKHVPGTDTLDPKIKTWAHQLQAVGYRTATMGKWHLSKDPKPYGFDVNIGGTKSGGPPRGYYPPHGKRTPGLTDAPQGEYLTDRLTDEAIGFIKENREHPWALYLTHFAVHTPLDPKKELIAKYESKPQGKLHQHVEMATMIQAVDDGVGRIQATLEKLGIVERTVVIFFSDNGGYGPATDMHPLKGYKGTYYEGGIRVPFFVKWPGVVSAGSRSQEPIIGVDLYPTICEVAGAKLPAEQAGDGESLLPILRGETLTFGQRPLFWHFPAYLQAYRVWNEQRDPLFRSRPCSVIRLGDWKLHQFFEDGGLELYNLRSDIGEANDLSAKHPAKLHELLRQLEDWREQIGAPVPTERNPMYDMRAERRAMTAKR